In the genome of Terriglobales bacterium, one region contains:
- a CDS encoding DUF4349 domain-containing protein, whose product MTLFLVVALVLTVAAIAVPNLLRSRMAANEATTVGSLRAINTAVTTYSAQHPGEGFPEKLSDLAPEIDDRLAGGERSGYSFRYEPRDEDGDGIPDGYRVEAVPLAPGQSGTRRFSTDQSGAIRYREGAAQPEQPLDGGAAPQPVSQPVLSSRRMLRKGSMTLLVADPAQAAEHIRALAYRLDGYVESVRVSDEGAGARSATIAIRVPAARLDEARSLVRALGQRVQNEQDDAQDVTGQYVDLESNLRNFHAEETQYLEIMRRAGSIKDTLAVSERLADVRGRIERTQGRLNLLAHQTQMALLEVTLSTEAVVRPADVRWHPRAQVRAAFWDAADDLSAYADFMIAVLFRLPVFLLWAATALAFALAAWRLLRWLWKRFSLRPPAEGDPHWAG is encoded by the coding sequence ATGACCTTGTTCCTTGTCGTGGCCCTCGTCCTGACCGTGGCGGCCATCGCCGTGCCCAACCTGCTGCGCTCCCGGATGGCCGCCAACGAGGCCACGACGGTGGGATCGCTCCGTGCCATCAATACGGCGGTCACGACTTACAGCGCCCAGCATCCGGGCGAGGGTTTCCCAGAGAAGCTCTCCGACCTCGCGCCCGAGATCGATGACCGCTTGGCCGGCGGCGAGAGGTCGGGCTACAGCTTCCGCTACGAGCCTCGGGACGAGGACGGCGACGGCATCCCTGACGGTTACCGCGTCGAGGCGGTGCCGCTGGCCCCCGGCCAGAGCGGAACCCGCCGCTTCTCCACCGACCAGAGTGGCGCCATCCGCTACCGTGAGGGCGCCGCCCAGCCGGAACAACCGCTCGACGGCGGCGCCGCGCCGCAGCCCGTGTCACAGCCTGTACTCTCCTCGCGCCGCATGCTGCGCAAAGGCTCGATGACGCTGCTGGTCGCCGACCCCGCCCAGGCGGCGGAGCACATCCGCGCCCTCGCCTACCGTCTCGATGGCTACGTGGAATCGGTGCGCGTCTCGGATGAAGGCGCCGGGGCAAGGAGTGCCACCATCGCCATCCGCGTTCCCGCCGCCCGCCTCGACGAGGCCCGCAGCCTGGTGCGCGCGCTGGGCCAGCGCGTCCAGAACGAGCAGGACGATGCCCAGGACGTGACCGGGCAGTACGTGGATCTGGAGTCCAACCTCCGCAACTTCCACGCCGAGGAGACGCAGTACCTGGAGATCATGCGCCGCGCCGGCTCCATCAAGGACACGCTGGCCGTCTCCGAGCGCCTGGCCGACGTGCGCGGGCGCATCGAGCGCACCCAGGGCCGCCTCAACCTGCTGGCCCACCAGACCCAGATGGCGCTGCTGGAGGTCACGCTCTCGACCGAAGCCGTGGTCCGGCCCGCCGACGTGCGCTGGCATCCCCGCGCCCAGGTGCGGGCCGCCTTCTGGGACGCCGCCGACGATCTTTCCGCCTATGCGGACTTCATGATCGCGGTGCTCTTCCGCCTGCCCGTGTTTCTGCTGTGGGCGGCGACGGCGCTGGCCTTCGCCCTCGCCGCCTGGCGCCTGCTGCGCTGGCTGTGGAAGCGGTTCTCCCTGCGGCCTCCAGCCGAGGGTGACCCGCATTGGGCTGGGTAA